One genomic region from Terriglobia bacterium encodes:
- a CDS encoding type IV toxin-antitoxin system AbiEi family antitoxin domain-containing protein, with protein sequence MFYPVMKKSPGKRRVIAAFRHAGGMLRTAKALGAGVHPRDLYALRDAGVVDRVSRGIYRLAELPPLAEPDLVTVASRIPKAVIALVSALDFHGITTEIPHEVSIALPRGTARPRLEWPPLRIYR encoded by the coding sequence ATGTTCTATCCAGTGATGAAGAAATCTCCTGGAAAAAGGAGGGTGATCGCGGCCTTCCGCCATGCCGGCGGGATGCTGCGGACCGCGAAGGCCCTGGGGGCCGGCGTGCATCCACGCGACCTTTACGCCCTGCGGGACGCCGGGGTTGTCGATCGCGTCAGCCGTGGGATCTACCGTCTGGCCGAACTTCCGCCCCTGGCCGAGCCCGACCTCGTCACCGTGGCCTCCCGCATCCCCAAGGCCGTGATTGCGCTCGTGTCCGCGCTCGACTTTCACGGGATTACGACAGAGATTCCCCACGAGGTGAGCATCGCCCTCCCGCGCGGAACGGCTCGGCCCCGGCTCGAGTGGCCGCCGCTCCGCATCTATCGCTT